The following coding sequences lie in one Candidatus Hydrogenedentota bacterium genomic window:
- a CDS encoding Hsp70 family protein — protein MNDTIALDFGTMRTKVAYHDTTRNSLELMRLGRDERPYIPSLFFLGEDGRRLFGDDAVEHLDSDPLAFLPKPLKRELREQWVRAGNRVKATPTELLSILFCGLRNRTSEVACFRETAPTGIFLTVPAQYGPPDREVLAKAAHNAGFYEERIRFVDEPVAAAQAWLAELGGTEDFVVVLDCGGGTLDWACLHRSEGGRFELLPELPPGGDNRVGGFDVDEAIYALVDDAITDTSIRNELETRRCLIRDQVRALKERHSRTGDGGRVRVGNVPVEIPGEVIADIVASRFITQACQNLCSYLDKVRERVKIETPTVLLVGGSARLRGFKEAVTEQCRCKTVWWERSEYATVLGAMIPTKGGQKKSTANAAKSIPKPVQPKPEPTDGGAPPPRPKASATSITTPAPSKEDATSALMYCSKCGKQIVDDSRVCPECGAQLG, from the coding sequence ATGAACGACACAATCGCCCTTGATTTTGGCACCATGCGCACGAAGGTTGCCTACCACGACACTACACGCAACAGTCTTGAACTCATGCGCCTTGGCCGGGATGAACGGCCCTATATTCCCTCCTTGTTCTTCCTTGGTGAAGACGGCCGCAGACTGTTCGGAGACGATGCAGTCGAGCACCTTGATTCAGACCCTCTGGCATTCCTGCCCAAACCCCTGAAACGCGAATTGCGCGAGCAGTGGGTTCGTGCCGGCAACCGCGTGAAGGCAACACCGACCGAACTGCTTTCGATTCTCTTCTGTGGTCTTCGGAATCGGACCAGCGAGGTTGCTTGCTTCCGCGAAACTGCGCCAACAGGTATCTTCCTTACCGTGCCCGCGCAGTACGGACCGCCAGACAGGGAAGTCCTCGCAAAGGCGGCCCACAATGCCGGATTCTATGAAGAGCGGATACGCTTCGTTGACGAACCCGTGGCTGCAGCCCAAGCGTGGCTCGCAGAACTCGGCGGCACGGAGGATTTCGTCGTTGTCTTGGATTGTGGCGGCGGGACACTGGACTGGGCATGCCTGCACCGTTCGGAAGGGGGACGATTCGAACTGCTCCCCGAACTACCCCCGGGCGGCGACAACCGCGTCGGGGGTTTCGACGTAGACGAAGCCATCTACGCGCTGGTCGATGACGCCATCACGGACACCTCGATCCGCAACGAACTTGAGACTCGGCGTTGCTTAATCCGAGATCAAGTCCGCGCACTGAAGGAAAGGCATTCCCGCACCGGAGACGGAGGAAGGGTGCGCGTCGGGAATGTGCCGGTCGAGATTCCTGGCGAGGTCATCGCGGATATTGTTGCGAGTCGCTTCATCACTCAGGCTTGCCAGAATCTCTGTTCCTATCTGGACAAGGTCCGGGAACGAGTGAAGATCGAGACTCCGACTGTTCTCCTGGTGGGCGGCAGCGCGCGCTTGAGGGGATTCAAGGAGGCCGTGACCGAGCAGTGCCGTTGCAAGACCGTCTGGTGGGAACGGTCCGAGTACGCAACAGTATTGGGGGCGATGATCCCCACGAAGGGCGGGCAGAAAAAGAGTACAGCCAACGCTGCCAAATCGATTCCCAAACCTGTGCAACCAAAACCCGAGCCCACCGATGGGGGGGCACCTCCGCCACGCCCGAAGGCAAGCGCCACGAGCATCACCACCCCGGCACCAAGCAAAGAGGACGCAACCAGTGCGTTAATGTACTGCTCGAAGTGTGGCAAGCAAATCGTTGATGACTCTCGTGTCTGCCCAGAATGCGGTGCGCAACTTGG
- a CDS encoding dynamin family protein, translated as MPQQSEIAFSYEQFEEVVKRFSTAMPEYLLRHRSTAHIAFALQRLRLIESLDMRFTVAIVGQMRVGKSTLLNALIGKDLAPTGVTETTATINWFRYGQGSQCKGFRVHWMDGSTADVPLDRVGDWIGTEANATRTCCLDFFADTDFLRMANVVDTPGTRSVIQTHEDATQGFLADKLEADTLRYGGSADAVIYAVNPVGRESDRDLLQLFGERTRLPGASAYNSIAVVQKWEHLQPDPLEEVQKKCQMLKTQLEGKVAAVVPTSGLLARHAAEVPVTVWQSVADLATSASTPALDSLLLSEQDFGDECPSAPVDQKGRQALLSAISWKILPLCISLARRRGIADGDTLRKCLLEASGIPALRDLLQQNFFSRARLIKASTILRKAWEPCAIALQTLRQELDLQSAIMTQGREARSAIAALSEADPELRKAVKYVTDSLAVVERDMAAMTDIQREVDALKYRVTKNFDLFDADIESLKLLEELRDTFPRDQAAELDRLFGQSGPDLWSRLGLVGKPDDSDAALVNARERFSFWSLQKQRGYGDRESVCAHACDVLDLVLNHLEN; from the coding sequence ATGCCGCAGCAATCTGAGATAGCCTTTTCCTATGAGCAGTTTGAGGAGGTCGTAAAGCGATTCTCCACAGCGATGCCTGAATATCTGCTCCGGCATCGGTCAACCGCTCATATTGCCTTCGCGCTCCAGCGACTTCGACTGATCGAGTCGCTGGATATGCGCTTCACGGTTGCTATCGTCGGGCAAATGCGCGTCGGTAAGTCCACGCTCCTGAATGCCCTGATAGGGAAGGATCTGGCCCCAACCGGGGTCACGGAGACGACGGCAACAATCAACTGGTTTCGGTACGGACAGGGCAGTCAGTGTAAAGGGTTCAGAGTCCACTGGATGGATGGCAGCACTGCCGACGTGCCACTCGACCGGGTCGGGGACTGGATCGGCACGGAGGCAAACGCCACGAGGACCTGCTGTCTGGACTTCTTTGCCGACACCGATTTCCTCCGCATGGCCAATGTCGTTGACACGCCTGGCACGCGGAGCGTCATTCAGACACATGAGGATGCAACCCAGGGTTTTCTGGCCGACAAACTTGAAGCAGACACCCTCCGCTATGGCGGGAGCGCCGACGCCGTTATCTACGCTGTCAACCCCGTTGGCAGAGAGAGCGACAGAGACTTGCTTCAACTGTTCGGAGAACGGACACGACTTCCAGGCGCATCTGCATATAACAGCATCGCGGTTGTGCAGAAATGGGAGCACCTTCAACCCGACCCCCTCGAAGAGGTTCAAAAGAAATGCCAGATGCTCAAGACCCAACTGGAGGGAAAGGTTGCCGCCGTCGTTCCCACCAGCGGGCTCCTCGCCCGGCATGCCGCAGAAGTGCCCGTCACCGTCTGGCAGAGCGTTGCAGATCTCGCAACGAGTGCGAGCACTCCTGCGCTCGACTCGCTCCTCTTGTCGGAGCAGGACTTCGGCGATGAATGCCCATCGGCTCCGGTGGATCAGAAAGGTCGCCAAGCGTTGTTGTCGGCCATCAGTTGGAAGATTCTGCCGCTCTGCATTTCACTCGCAAGGCGACGAGGCATTGCGGACGGGGACACATTGCGAAAGTGCTTGCTTGAAGCCAGCGGCATACCGGCCCTCCGCGACTTGCTTCAACAGAACTTCTTCTCAAGGGCGCGATTGATCAAGGCCAGCACCATCCTCCGCAAAGCCTGGGAGCCCTGTGCGATTGCCTTGCAGACACTTCGGCAGGAACTGGACTTGCAGTCCGCCATCATGACGCAAGGCCGTGAAGCGCGTTCAGCAATTGCCGCGCTTTCCGAAGCCGACCCCGAGCTTCGGAAAGCCGTGAAGTACGTGACTGATTCCCTAGCGGTCGTGGAACGGGATATGGCGGCAATGACGGACATTCAGCGCGAAGTGGACGCTCTGAAGTACCGTGTCACCAAGAACTTTGACCTTTTCGACGCAGACATAGAGTCCCTAAAACTCCTCGAAGAGTTGAGAGACACATTCCCACGAGATCAAGCGGCGGAACTTGACCGCCTCTTCGGCCAGTCAGGCCCCGACCTGTGGTCGCGCCTTGGTTTAGTTGGAAAACCGGATGACTCCGACGCGGCGCTTGTGAACGCACGGGAGCGGTTTTCGTTTTGGTCCCTCCAGAAACAACGCGGCTACGGCGACAGGGAAAGCGTGTGTGCCCATGCCTGCGACGTTCTGGACCTTGTTCTTAACCATTTGGAGAACTGA
- a CDS encoding dynamin family protein, whose protein sequence is MPNLIKKQQVLDVAGKFIELAADVKDVNAFEHVQTQLAQYRLGLFRIVVVGEVKKGKSSFINALLGEKDLLPTASDVATSTVYKLIYGEPKKTKVFRFSNEGDGPDAVPPPIEISPDQLAEYGTETGNPNNCKKVDFIGIQLPHPLLKDGVAIIDTPGLGGLFQKHRDITWRYVPNADAIFFVLDSVEAVISQAEVEMLLKLRERNPLIFFVQTKIDLVEETQWKKWSERNLTVLSEKLGVPAEKIIYFPVSAKLKFAADANHSAKHLERSGYSTLLCFLYNKLMAKKEDQMGRRLLSTLSVEATGIHRKLSDSLHIVATETKEGLDALERSFVETKAKYDQWKTTEFQGAVSAFQDKAAEIKRKTRESLQEQLDPSPYSPLVAEIIGQIRGTNFDPRQANEKADAVLAACVDRCSQIVLDVQGQYNDQMHTAVNDFSAAIGRSLPVQIQTPISGIARGHVDTLNMKFSGFEEARNTLYGGMAGAMMANIGVGLIGMVFPPLAAAAGIAPLIGMAVGGWKASDSLKGRRQEEAVAKLQSVLSDTVRKAQGQAMRQFESIAADYEKGVRNALQRATGEVEKEIADKVQSIADQRQRSREESKVKAEVLKQALDRTDGVLRMLARLATSEPEKA, encoded by the coding sequence ATGCCCAACCTCATAAAGAAACAACAAGTGCTAGACGTAGCGGGCAAGTTTATCGAGCTTGCGGCAGACGTTAAGGACGTCAATGCATTTGAACACGTCCAGACACAACTCGCCCAATACCGGCTTGGCCTTTTCAGAATTGTTGTTGTTGGCGAAGTCAAGAAAGGAAAGTCTTCTTTCATCAATGCGTTGCTGGGGGAGAAGGATCTTTTGCCGACAGCAAGCGACGTGGCAACATCCACCGTTTACAAGTTGATATATGGCGAGCCAAAGAAAACAAAGGTGTTTCGTTTTTCAAATGAGGGCGATGGACCAGATGCAGTTCCCCCTCCTATCGAGATCTCGCCGGATCAACTGGCCGAGTATGGCACCGAGACCGGCAACCCCAACAACTGCAAGAAGGTTGATTTCATTGGCATCCAGTTACCACATCCCCTTCTGAAGGATGGGGTTGCGATCATCGACACCCCCGGACTCGGCGGGCTGTTCCAGAAGCATCGCGACATAACGTGGCGCTATGTGCCCAACGCCGATGCCATCTTCTTTGTCCTGGACTCCGTCGAAGCTGTTATCAGTCAGGCGGAGGTGGAGATGCTTCTCAAGCTCCGCGAGCGTAATCCACTTATTTTCTTCGTGCAGACAAAGATAGATCTTGTTGAGGAGACCCAGTGGAAGAAGTGGAGCGAACGCAATCTCACCGTTCTATCTGAGAAACTGGGCGTCCCCGCAGAGAAGATTATCTATTTCCCAGTCAGCGCGAAACTCAAGTTCGCGGCCGACGCGAACCACTCGGCGAAACATCTGGAACGAAGCGGCTATTCGACACTGCTTTGCTTCCTATATAACAAGCTCATGGCAAAGAAGGAAGACCAAATGGGGCGTCGCCTGCTTTCGACGCTCTCAGTTGAAGCCACGGGAATACATCGCAAGCTGAGCGATTCTTTACACATCGTCGCGACTGAGACCAAGGAGGGGCTTGACGCTCTGGAGCGCTCCTTTGTTGAGACCAAGGCTAAGTATGATCAATGGAAAACGACGGAATTCCAAGGTGCGGTCTCCGCTTTTCAGGACAAGGCAGCCGAGATTAAGCGAAAGACCCGGGAGTCACTGCAGGAACAACTCGACCCCTCGCCCTACAGCCCGCTGGTTGCGGAGATCATCGGGCAGATTCGAGGCACAAACTTCGATCCTCGACAGGCCAACGAAAAGGCGGATGCTGTTCTTGCGGCATGTGTGGACCGATGCTCCCAGATCGTGCTCGATGTCCAAGGCCAGTACAACGACCAGATGCATACGGCTGTTAATGACTTCTCTGCCGCAATCGGGAGAAGCCTGCCGGTGCAGATACAAACCCCAATATCTGGGATTGCGCGGGGTCACGTTGACACCCTCAATATGAAGTTCAGCGGTTTTGAGGAGGCGCGTAACACACTCTATGGCGGCATGGCAGGCGCAATGATGGCAAACATAGGAGTAGGACTGATCGGAATGGTCTTTCCTCCTCTGGCTGCCGCTGCTGGGATAGCTCCCTTGATCGGCATGGCCGTTGGGGGGTGGAAAGCCAGTGACAGTCTGAAGGGCCGTCGCCAAGAAGAGGCCGTGGCGAAACTTCAGAGTGTTTTGTCGGATACGGTGCGGAAAGCCCAAGGGCAAGCCATGCGGCAGTTTGAGAGCATTGCCGCCGACTATGAGAAGGGTGTGCGCAATGCGTTGCAGAGAGCAACCGGTGAAGTCGAGAAGGAAATTGCCGACAAAGTGCAGTCCATCGCGGATCAGCGCCAGCGCTCGCGAGAGGAGTCGAAGGTGAAGGCTGAGGTTCTGAAGCAAGCCTTGGATCGGACCGACGGCGTGCTCCGCATGCTTGCGCGCCTTGCGACATCTGAGCCGGAGAAAGCCTGA
- a CDS encoding DUF3150 domain-containing protein — protein sequence MAQTQMLDLLTREGVLLSVSVRYWRAAKKLQAQDLGLDPDDVTDRLISLGHKRLMPKDALAGFALIESRAHALVDSATFPFMNGLARFLPNRKLGEVTRRLGELEAEFREARTTFANKYAGLREEALREWREQARRLSSDPDKVVASVSAAFPAPDRLDRHFGFSTSLFQIRVPEALDAELVQAGDRQELMRARDLAAQEARRRIGEGVESFVGDCVTSLRQQTATLCEEMLEAFRTGKTGVHQRTLNRLTEFIDNFRALNFASDAELDSRLTEVRQRFLNTTAETYRDDAGARTRMTEGIRNLANAARELAQADTSAVVEGFGRMGTRRFTLAA from the coding sequence ATGGCACAGACACAGATGCTGGATCTTTTGACGAGAGAGGGCGTATTGCTCAGCGTGAGCGTGCGATACTGGCGGGCGGCGAAGAAGCTCCAGGCCCAGGACCTCGGCTTAGACCCCGACGACGTCACGGACCGGCTCATTTCACTGGGCCACAAGCGGCTCATGCCTAAGGACGCGCTTGCGGGTTTCGCATTGATCGAATCCCGCGCCCACGCCCTCGTGGACTCGGCCACGTTCCCGTTCATGAACGGGCTCGCACGGTTCCTGCCCAACCGCAAATTGGGCGAGGTCACAAGGCGTCTGGGCGAGCTCGAAGCCGAGTTCCGTGAGGCCCGGACAACGTTCGCTAATAAGTACGCGGGGCTGCGTGAGGAGGCGCTTCGGGAATGGCGTGAGCAGGCCCGCCGGCTCAGCAGCGACCCCGACAAGGTCGTGGCGTCGGTCTCGGCGGCTTTCCCTGCCCCGGACCGGCTGGACCGGCACTTCGGCTTCAGCACGAGCCTGTTCCAGATCCGCGTGCCGGAGGCGCTGGACGCGGAGCTTGTGCAGGCCGGCGACAGGCAGGAACTGATGCGGGCGCGGGATCTGGCGGCGCAGGAGGCCCGCAGAAGGATCGGAGAAGGCGTCGAGAGCTTCGTCGGCGACTGCGTCACGAGCCTCAGGCAGCAGACGGCGACCCTGTGCGAGGAGATGCTTGAGGCGTTCAGGACCGGCAAGACCGGCGTGCACCAGCGCACGCTGAACCGGCTCACGGAATTCATCGACAACTTCCGGGCCTTGAACTTCGCCAGCGACGCCGAGCTCGACAGCAGGCTCACCGAGGTCAGGCAGCGCTTCCTCAACACCACCGCCGAGACCTACCGCGACGACGCCGGTGCCCGCACGCGCATGACCGAGGGCATCAGGAATCTGGCGAATGCGGCCAGGGAGCTGGCCCAAGCCGACACAAGCGCCGTGGTTGAGGGCTTCGGCCGGATGGGCACCAGAAGGTTCACGCTGGCCGCGTGA